The following nucleotide sequence is from Mucilaginibacter sp. cycad4.
CCTCTAAATCTCCCCCGGAAGGGGAGACTTTATTAGCAGTTAAATAAAAAAGGTTCATTTTATATAAAAAATAAAATGAACCTTTTTTTATTTAAAGCCCTCCCTTCCGGGGAGGGTTTGGATGGGGCTTAATGATCGTGATGACCATCCGGGCCGTGTGCGTGGCCGTGCGATAATTCTTCGGCTGTTGCAGGGCGTACGTTAAGGATATTACCTTTAAAGTGCAGTTCCTGGCCGGCCATAGGGTGATTAAGATCAACAATAACGGCATCTTCGGCAATTGAAACTACCATAGCCTGGAAACGGTGGCCCTGATTATCCTGTAAAGGCAAAATGCTGCCAATTTCAGGCAGTTCAGCACCCTGGAACATTTCTTTAGGCAGATTGGCTACTGCTTCTTCATCATATACGCCATAAGCATCTTCGGGAGATAAGCGAAACTCGTAGGCATCACCTGTTGAAAGTGTGCTCAGGTTATCTTCAAATTTGGGCAGCATCTGGCCTGCACCAAATAAAAAGGTAAGCGGCTGTTCCTGGGTGGTACTTTCTACCAAAGTTTCGGTACCGGTGTTTTCGCGGTCTACGTACAAATCGTAGGTTAATGATACTACGTGTTGTGGTGCAATCTTCATTGTAAATTGTTTTTAGTTGTAAAATCTGGCTTCAACCTCATTAAGGGCGTCGGCCGGGTTATTAGCAGGTAATCCGCAGGTTTTATCTTTACAAATGAAAATTTGTGTTGATGCACCAAACTTATCCTGCAGCAAAGGTAAACTTCCTGTATTACCGCCCAACATAATTTTATTGGGGATGTAATTATTTTCCATTTCCTTTCTGAAAGTTTCCGCTTCGGTACCTGTTATCGCAATTTCGTTTATTCCAAACACCTCATCCAGCAAATGCATCACCCAATTTGAATAGGCCGAGCCATATTTTGCCAGCTGCGGCATTACATTGCGTAACAACTGTGCCGAAACCTCAATGTAACTTTCGTTATCAAAAAGCAAGCCTAACTTTTTAAGCACCCGTGCCATAACCGAATTGGAGGCCGGGATCACCCCATCCATAATTTCAGATTTACGGGCAATCAGCTGCTCATCATCATCGGCAGTGAAAAAGAAAATGCCCTTTGCTTCATCATAATAATGGGCTATGGCCGTATCGGCAAGGCTTTTAGCCTGCTGCAGCCAATACTCATTGAAGGTAACTTCATACAATGCAATGAGCCCATCAATGATATTAGCGTAATCATCCAAAAACGCTACAGGCTTATCCGGTGACGATGTGGCGCTGTAAACCCGTGATAACCTGCCATTTTGGCCAAGTAGCTTATTTAAAATAAACCCGGCATTGTTAAGCGCAAGCTCAAGGTATTCTGGTTTATTAAACGTGCGGTAAGCTTCGCTCAGGCCTTTCAGCATAAGGCCATTCCATGATGCCAGGATCTTGTTATCCAGTCCCGGCCGTACGCGTACACTGCGGGCCTCAAATACTTTTTGACGGG
It contains:
- a CDS encoding peptidylprolyl isomerase, with the protein product MKIAPQHVVSLTYDLYVDRENTGTETLVESTTQEQPLTFLFGAGQMLPKFEDNLSTLSTGDAYEFRLSPEDAYGVYDEEAVANLPKEMFQGAELPEIGSILPLQDNQGHRFQAMVVSIAEDAVIVDLNHPMAGQELHFKGNILNVRPATAEELSHGHAHGPDGHHDH